A single region of the Solwaraspora sp. WMMD406 genome encodes:
- the secE gene encoding preprotein translocase subunit SecE codes for MAERNRRGDDAADDRPEDESFDDEAIADDDATDDDEPVARGGTATRSKPKSEAADGRPKAKADARVGFFGRIIRFIREVVAELRKVIWPTRKELLTYTAVVVVFIAVMLTIVAGLDFVFAKGVLWVFGNPS; via the coding sequence ATGGCCGAGAGGAACCGGCGTGGCGATGACGCCGCGGACGACCGCCCCGAGGACGAGTCGTTCGACGACGAGGCGATCGCCGATGACGACGCCACGGACGACGACGAGCCGGTAGCGCGCGGTGGTACGGCCACCCGGTCGAAGCCCAAGTCGGAGGCGGCGGACGGCCGTCCCAAGGCCAAGGCCGACGCCCGCGTGGGCTTTTTCGGCCGGATCATCCGATTCATCCGCGAAGTGGTCGCCGAACTGCGTAAGGTCATCTGGCCGACCCGCAAGGAGTTGCTGACCTACACCGCCGTGGTGGTCGTGTTCATCGCGGTCATGTTGACCATCGTGGCCGGGTTGGACTTCGTGTTCGCCAAGGGTGTGCTGTGGGTATTCGGTAACCCCAGCTGA
- a CDS encoding MaoC family dehydratase has translation MELPVRRFRVTRADLVRYAGASGDFNPIHWNERFAGQVGLPGVIAHGMFTMALAGRAVADWAGGPDAVVEFGARFTRPVVVPDDDEGTEIDVSGVLKGQTDDGLTRIDVTATCLGEKVLSQARALVRRGD, from the coding sequence ATGGAGCTGCCGGTGCGACGGTTCCGGGTGACCCGGGCCGATCTGGTGCGGTACGCCGGAGCCTCCGGCGACTTCAACCCGATCCACTGGAACGAGCGGTTCGCCGGTCAGGTCGGCCTGCCCGGGGTGATCGCCCACGGCATGTTCACCATGGCTCTGGCCGGTCGGGCGGTGGCCGACTGGGCCGGTGGCCCGGACGCGGTCGTGGAGTTCGGGGCGCGGTTCACCCGCCCGGTGGTGGTGCCCGACGACGACGAGGGCACCGAGATCGACGTGTCGGGTGTGCTCAAGGGCCAGACCGATGATGGGTTGACCAGGATCGATGTCACAGCGACCTGCCTCGGCGAGAAGGTGCTCTCCCAGGCTCGGGCCTTGGTGCGGCGCGGCGACTGA
- a CDS encoding MaoC family dehydratase N-terminal domain-containing protein — MPLEPSFVGRSYPPSSPYLVGREKVREFAVAIGATDPIHHDPAAARAAGYPDVVAPPTFPIVITMASTERIVTDPQLGVDYTRVVHGDQRFRYARPVVAGDELVCVDSIDDIVSRSGHDFLTTRTEVATMSGEPVVTVWMKLVVRGED, encoded by the coding sequence ATGCCCTTGGAACCGTCCTTCGTCGGCCGGAGCTATCCGCCGAGCAGCCCGTACCTGGTGGGTCGGGAAAAGGTCCGTGAGTTCGCGGTGGCGATCGGCGCGACCGATCCGATCCACCACGACCCCGCTGCGGCCCGTGCGGCCGGCTACCCGGACGTGGTGGCACCGCCCACGTTCCCGATCGTGATCACCATGGCCTCGACCGAGCGGATCGTCACCGATCCGCAACTCGGCGTCGACTACACCCGGGTGGTTCACGGCGATCAACGGTTCCGCTACGCCCGCCCGGTCGTGGCCGGCGACGAACTAGTCTGCGTCGACTCGATCGACGACATCGTGTCCCGTAGCGGGCACGACTTCCTCACCACGCGGACCGAGGTGGCCACCATGTCAGGCGAGCCTGTGGTGACGGTGTGGATGAAACTGGTCGTACGGGGCGAGGACTGA
- the nusG gene encoding transcription termination/antitermination protein NusG gives MPEYDETAGVTDEQSTVATAEADESVEAASDTSVPAAEPDEEEFDPVAELRQKLRYAPGDWYVVHSYAGYENKVKTNLETRISSLDMEEFIFQVEVPTREEVEVKNGKRLQVQNKVFPGYILVRMDLTPESYSCVRNTPGVTGFVGATDRADRPAPLSLDEVLKWLAPAVAAEPKKSKPEIKVLDFEVGDSVTVTDGAFASLPATISEINADQQKLKVLVSIFGRETPVELNFNQVAKI, from the coding sequence GTGCCTGAGTACGACGAGACCGCCGGCGTCACCGACGAGCAGTCCACGGTGGCGACGGCGGAGGCTGACGAGTCGGTCGAGGCCGCCAGCGACACCTCGGTCCCCGCTGCCGAGCCCGACGAGGAAGAGTTCGACCCCGTCGCCGAACTGCGGCAGAAGCTTCGGTACGCCCCCGGTGACTGGTACGTGGTGCACTCGTACGCCGGCTACGAGAACAAGGTCAAGACCAACCTCGAGACCCGGATCAGCAGCCTCGACATGGAGGAGTTCATCTTCCAGGTGGAGGTGCCCACCCGGGAGGAGGTCGAGGTCAAGAACGGCAAGCGGCTGCAGGTGCAGAACAAGGTCTTCCCCGGCTACATCCTGGTCCGGATGGATCTGACGCCCGAGTCGTACTCCTGCGTGCGCAACACCCCGGGGGTGACCGGCTTCGTGGGTGCCACCGACCGGGCCGACCGGCCGGCGCCGCTCTCGCTCGACGAGGTGCTCAAGTGGCTCGCCCCGGCGGTCGCCGCCGAGCCCAAGAAGTCCAAGCCCGAGATCAAGGTCCTCGACTTCGAGGTCGGCGACTCGGTCACCGTCACCGACGGTGCCTTCGCGTCGCTGCCGGCCACGATCAGCGAGATCAACGCCGATCAGCAGAAGCTCAAGGTGCTGGTGTCGATCTTCGGCCGGGAGACTCCGGTGGAGCTCAACTTCAACC
- the rpmG gene encoding 50S ribosomal protein L33, translated as MAKATDVRPKITLACVECKERNYITRKNRRNDPDRIELKKFCPRDGKHTLHRETR; from the coding sequence GTGGCCAAGGCGACCGACGTCCGTCCGAAGATCACTTTGGCGTGTGTGGAGTGCAAGGAGCGCAACTACATCACGCGGAAGAACCGCCGTAACGACCCGGACCGCATCGAGCTGAAGAAGTTCTGCCCCCGGGACGGCAAGCACACCCTGCACCGCGAAACCCGCTGA